A part of Rhinolophus ferrumequinum isolate MPI-CBG mRhiFer1 chromosome 11, mRhiFer1_v1.p, whole genome shotgun sequence genomic DNA contains:
- the PGGHG gene encoding protein-glucosylgalactosylhydroxylysine glucosidase isoform X2: MADVSEDPTIFTAHSLPSDPRLWATVTNAYLGTRVYHDTLHVSGVYNGAGGDTHRAVLPSPLNVQLEAPAGTGEPLTKTFTLDTNTGSFLHTLEDSSFRAAQCIYAHRTLPHVLAFSVSLSRLAAGGGPITVLLQAAFSPESPDLDLHLGPDFQGARYLYGHTLTPEQPGGAQQEVHMLWTPVPPALTLGEGEEDRTWEFLAVVGGSQAEAQTCLAEALRLQAGGTLYTAHAQAWAQLWAGCGLDVVGPLALRQALRGALYYLLSALPQPGIPGYICHGLSPGGLSNGSREECYWGHVFWDQDLWMFPNVLMFHPEAARALLEYRIRTLAGALDNARNLGYQGAKFAWESAGSGLEVCPEDIYGTQEIHINGAVVLAFQLYYHSTQDLQLFQEAGGWDVVHAVAEFWCSRVEWSPGEEKYHLRGVMPPDEYHSGVNNSVYTNVLVQNSLRFAAALAQDLGQPVPERWLVVADKIKVPFDLKHNFHPEFDGYEPGEEVKQADVVLLGYPVPFSLSPRVRRKNLEIYEAVTSPQGPAMTWSMFAVGWMELKDPRRAWGLLEKSFANITEPFKASLAPASAHTLTVPASRLGSWVAGVGAQLGGLQRGHSCGNSHQTLGPSGNRGSGLRRACVLGDPVLTALCLQVWTENADRSGAVNFLTGMGGFLQAVLFGFTGLRITRAGVPFDPMCPAGVSGVCISGISYQGNTLDFSFCEDSVTIEIRDRAGPWAPPLEAELWPSQARLPLPPGHKVSFPRSAGRIQRSLPQEAEAASCSPRTSC; the protein is encoded by the exons ATGGCGGATGTCAGTGAGGACCCCACCATATTCACTGCCCACTCTCTGCCCAGTGACCCCCGGCTCTGGGCCACCGTGACCAACGCATACTTGGGCACACGTGTGTATCATGATACGCTGCATGTGAGCGGTGTATACAACGGGGCCGGGGGGGACACGCACCGGGCCGTTCTGCCCAGTCCCCTCAACGTCCAGCTGGAGGCCCCTGCAGGGACAGGAGAGCCGCTGACCAAGACCTTTACCCTGGACACAAACACAG GTTCCTTCCTGCACACCCTGGAGGACTCCAGCTTCCGGGCGGCCCAGTGCATCTATGCCCACCGCACGCTGCCTCACGTCCTGGCTTTCAGTGTGTCCCTCAGCCGCCTGGCTGCAGGGGGCGGGCCCATCACGGTGTTGCTGCAGGCAGCCTTCTCCCCAGAAAGCCCAGACTTGGACCTGCACCTGGGGCCCGACTTCCAGGGAGCCCG GTACCTGTACGGCCACACACTCACCCCTGAGCAGCCTGGGGGGGCACAGCAGGAGGTGCACATGCTGTGGACACCAGTGCCCCCAGCCCTGACCCTCGGCGAAGGTGAGGAGGACAGGACCTGGGAATTCCTGGCCGTGGTGGGCGGCAGCCAGGCTGAGGCCCAGACCTGCCTCGCCGAGGCCCTGCGGCTGCAAGCCGGGGGTACTCTGTACACTGCCCATGCCCAGGCCTGGGCCCAACTCTGGGCAGGCTGTGGCCTGGACGTGGTGGGGCCCCTGGCTCTGCGCCAGGCTCTGCGTGGTGCCCTCTACTACCTGCTCAGCGCCCTGCCCCAGCCTGGGATCCCAGGGTACATCTGCCATGGCCTCAGCCCTGGGGGCCTCTCCAACGGGAGTCGTGAAGAATGCTACTGGGGCCATGTCTTCTGGGATCAG GATCTCTGGATGTTCCCGAATGTCCTGATGTTTCACCCAGAGGCCGCCAGGGCTCTCCTAGAGTACCGTATCCGGACTCTGGCTGGGGCCCTGGACAACGCCCGGAACCTGGGCTACCAG GGAGCCAAGTTTGCCTGGGAGAGTGCGGGTTCTGGCCTGGAGGTCTGCCCTGAGGACATTTACGGGACCCAGGAGATCCACATCAATGGGGCCGTAGTGCTGGCCTTCCAGCTGTACTACCACAGCACCCAG GACCTGCAGCTCTTCCAAGAGGCTGGTGGCTGGGATGTGGTCCATGCCGTGGCTGAGTTTTGGTGTAGTCGTGTAGAGTGGAGCCCTGGAGAGGAGAAGTACCACCTGAGGG GAGTCATGCCCCCCGACGAATACCATTCAGGGGTCAACAACTCCGTGTACACCAACGTCCTGGTCCAGAACAG CCTGCGCTTTGCAGCTGCCCTGGCCCAGGACCTGGGTCAGCCTGTCCCCGAGCGGTGGCTGGTGGTGGCTGATAAGATCAAGGTGCCCTTCGACCTGAAGCACAACTTCCACCCTGAGTTCGATGGCTACGAGCCTG GAGAGGAGGTGAAGCAGGCAGATGTTGTGCTCCTGGGATACCCTGTCCCCTTCTCCCTGAGTCCTCGTGTTCGCAGGAAAAACCTGGAGATTTACGAGGCTGTGACATCCCCCCAGGGCCCCGCCATGACCTGG AGTATGTTTGCTGTGGGCTGGATGGAGCTGAAGGACCCCAGGCGGGCGTGGGGCCTCCTGGAAAAGAGCTTCGCCAACATCACTGAGCCCTTCAAGGCCAGCCTGGCCCCAGCCTCAGCCCACACCCTGACCGTGCCTGCCTCCCGCTTGGGCTCCTGGGTGGCGGGAGTGGGAGCCCAGCTTGGGGGGTTACAGCGGGGTCACAGCTGTGGCAATTCTCACCAGACCTTGGGCCCTTCTGGGAACAGGGGCAGTGGTCTCAGGAGGGCCTGTGTCCTGGGGGACCCAGTACTGACCGCCTTATGCCTGCAGGTGTGGACGGAGAATGCCGACAGGTCTGGTGCCGTAAACTTCCTGACAGGCATGGGGGGTTTCCTGCAGGCCGTGCTCTTCGGGTTCACAGGACTCAG gatcACCAGGGCTGGTGTGCCCTTTGACCCTATGTGTCCAGCAGGGGTCTCTGGCGTGTGCATCTCTGGCATCTCCTACCAGGGGAACACgcttgatttttccttctgtgaggACTCCGTGACAATCGAAATCAGGGACcgtgctgggccctgggcccccCCACTGGAGGCCGAGCTGTGGCCGTCACAAGCTCGACTCCCTCTTCCCCCAG GACACAAGGTCTCCTTTCCTCGCTCAGCTGGCCGGATACAAAGGTCACTCCCACAGGAAGCAGAGGCAGCAAGTTGTTCTCCAAGGACTTCCTGTTGA
- the PGGHG gene encoding protein-glucosylgalactosylhydroxylysine glucosidase isoform X5, translating into MADVSEDPTIFTAHSLPSDPRLWATVTNAYLGTRVYHDTLHVSGVYNGAGGDTHRAVLPSPLNVQLEAPAGTGEPLTKTFTLDTNTGSFLHTLEDSSFRAAQCIYAHRTLPHVLAFSVSLSRLAAGGGPITVLLQAAFSPESPDLDLHLGPDFQGARYLYGHTLTPEQPGGAQQEVHMLWTPVPPALTLGEGEEDRTWEFLAVVGGSQAEAQTCLAEALRLQAGGTLYTAHAQAWAQLWAGCGLDVVGPLALRQALRGALYYLLSALPQPGIPGYICHGLSPGGLSNGSREECYWGHVFWDQDLWMFPNVLMFHPEAARALLEYRIRTLAGALDNARNLGYQGAKFAWESAGSGLEVCPEDIYGTQEIHINGAVVLAFQLYYHSTQDLQLFQEAGGWDVVHAVAEFWCSRVEWSPGEEKYHLRGVMPPDEYHSGVNNSVYTNVLVQNSLRFAAALAQDLGQPVPERWLVVADKIKVPFDLKHNFHPEFDGYEPGEEVKQADVVLLGYPVPFSLSPRVRRKNLEIYEAVTSPQGPAMTWVWTENADRSGAVNFLTGMGGFLQAVLFGFTGLRTSPSPRITRAGVPFDPMCPAGVSGVCISGISYQGNTLDFSFCEDSVTIEIRDRAGPWAPPLEAELWPSQARLPLPPGHKVSFPRSAGRIQRSLPQEAEAASCSPRTSC; encoded by the exons ATGGCGGATGTCAGTGAGGACCCCACCATATTCACTGCCCACTCTCTGCCCAGTGACCCCCGGCTCTGGGCCACCGTGACCAACGCATACTTGGGCACACGTGTGTATCATGATACGCTGCATGTGAGCGGTGTATACAACGGGGCCGGGGGGGACACGCACCGGGCCGTTCTGCCCAGTCCCCTCAACGTCCAGCTGGAGGCCCCTGCAGGGACAGGAGAGCCGCTGACCAAGACCTTTACCCTGGACACAAACACAG GTTCCTTCCTGCACACCCTGGAGGACTCCAGCTTCCGGGCGGCCCAGTGCATCTATGCCCACCGCACGCTGCCTCACGTCCTGGCTTTCAGTGTGTCCCTCAGCCGCCTGGCTGCAGGGGGCGGGCCCATCACGGTGTTGCTGCAGGCAGCCTTCTCCCCAGAAAGCCCAGACTTGGACCTGCACCTGGGGCCCGACTTCCAGGGAGCCCG GTACCTGTACGGCCACACACTCACCCCTGAGCAGCCTGGGGGGGCACAGCAGGAGGTGCACATGCTGTGGACACCAGTGCCCCCAGCCCTGACCCTCGGCGAAGGTGAGGAGGACAGGACCTGGGAATTCCTGGCCGTGGTGGGCGGCAGCCAGGCTGAGGCCCAGACCTGCCTCGCCGAGGCCCTGCGGCTGCAAGCCGGGGGTACTCTGTACACTGCCCATGCCCAGGCCTGGGCCCAACTCTGGGCAGGCTGTGGCCTGGACGTGGTGGGGCCCCTGGCTCTGCGCCAGGCTCTGCGTGGTGCCCTCTACTACCTGCTCAGCGCCCTGCCCCAGCCTGGGATCCCAGGGTACATCTGCCATGGCCTCAGCCCTGGGGGCCTCTCCAACGGGAGTCGTGAAGAATGCTACTGGGGCCATGTCTTCTGGGATCAG GATCTCTGGATGTTCCCGAATGTCCTGATGTTTCACCCAGAGGCCGCCAGGGCTCTCCTAGAGTACCGTATCCGGACTCTGGCTGGGGCCCTGGACAACGCCCGGAACCTGGGCTACCAG GGAGCCAAGTTTGCCTGGGAGAGTGCGGGTTCTGGCCTGGAGGTCTGCCCTGAGGACATTTACGGGACCCAGGAGATCCACATCAATGGGGCCGTAGTGCTGGCCTTCCAGCTGTACTACCACAGCACCCAG GACCTGCAGCTCTTCCAAGAGGCTGGTGGCTGGGATGTGGTCCATGCCGTGGCTGAGTTTTGGTGTAGTCGTGTAGAGTGGAGCCCTGGAGAGGAGAAGTACCACCTGAGGG GAGTCATGCCCCCCGACGAATACCATTCAGGGGTCAACAACTCCGTGTACACCAACGTCCTGGTCCAGAACAG CCTGCGCTTTGCAGCTGCCCTGGCCCAGGACCTGGGTCAGCCTGTCCCCGAGCGGTGGCTGGTGGTGGCTGATAAGATCAAGGTGCCCTTCGACCTGAAGCACAACTTCCACCCTGAGTTCGATGGCTACGAGCCTG GAGAGGAGGTGAAGCAGGCAGATGTTGTGCTCCTGGGATACCCTGTCCCCTTCTCCCTGAGTCCTCGTGTTCGCAGGAAAAACCTGGAGATTTACGAGGCTGTGACATCCCCCCAGGGCCCCGCCATGACCTGG GTGTGGACGGAGAATGCCGACAGGTCTGGTGCCGTAAACTTCCTGACAGGCATGGGGGGTTTCCTGCAGGCCGTGCTCTTCGGGTTCACAGGACTCAG aacgtccccctcccccaggatcACCAGGGCTGGTGTGCCCTTTGACCCTATGTGTCCAGCAGGGGTCTCTGGCGTGTGCATCTCTGGCATCTCCTACCAGGGGAACACgcttgatttttccttctgtgaggACTCCGTGACAATCGAAATCAGGGACcgtgctgggccctgggcccccCCACTGGAGGCCGAGCTGTGGCCGTCACAAGCTCGACTCCCTCTTCCCCCAG GACACAAGGTCTCCTTTCCTCGCTCAGCTGGCCGGATACAAAGGTCACTCCCACAGGAAGCAGAGGCAGCAAGTTGTTCTCCAAGGACTTCCTGTTGA
- the PGGHG gene encoding protein-glucosylgalactosylhydroxylysine glucosidase isoform X3 has protein sequence MADVSEDPTIFTAHSLPSDPRLWATVTNAYLGTRVYHDTLHVSGVYNGAGGDTHRAVLPSPLNVQLEAPAGTGEPLTKTFTLDTNTGSFLHTLEDSSFRAAQCIYAHRTLPHVLAFSVSLSRLAAGGGPITVLLQAAFSPESPDLDLHLGPDFQGARYLYGHTLTPEQPGGAQQEVHMLWTPVPPALTLGEGEEDRTWEFLAVVGGSQAEAQTCLAEALRLQAGGTLYTAHAQAWAQLWAGCGLDVVGPLALRQALRGALYYLLSALPQPGIPGYICHGLSPGGLSNGSREECYWGHVFWDQDLWMFPNVLMFHPEAARALLEYRIRTLAGALDNARNLGYQGAKFAWESAGSGLEVCPEDIYGTQEIHINGAVVLAFQLYYHSTQDLQLFQEAGGWDVVHAVAEFWCSRVEWSPGEEKYHLRGVMPPDEYHSGVNNSVYTNVLVQNSLRFAAALAQDLGQPVPERWLVVADKIKVPFDLKHNFHPEFDGYEPGEEVKQADVVLLGYPVPFSLSPRVRRKNLEIYEAVTSPQGPAMTWSMFAVGWMELKDPRRAWGLLEKSFANITEPFKVWTENADRSGAVNFLTGMGGFLQAVLFGFTGLRTSPSPRITRAGVPFDPMCPAGVSGVCISGISYQGNTLDFSFCEDSVTIEIRDRAGPWAPPLEAELWPSQARLPLPPGHKVSFPRSAGRIQRSLPQEAEAASCSPRTSC, from the exons ATGGCGGATGTCAGTGAGGACCCCACCATATTCACTGCCCACTCTCTGCCCAGTGACCCCCGGCTCTGGGCCACCGTGACCAACGCATACTTGGGCACACGTGTGTATCATGATACGCTGCATGTGAGCGGTGTATACAACGGGGCCGGGGGGGACACGCACCGGGCCGTTCTGCCCAGTCCCCTCAACGTCCAGCTGGAGGCCCCTGCAGGGACAGGAGAGCCGCTGACCAAGACCTTTACCCTGGACACAAACACAG GTTCCTTCCTGCACACCCTGGAGGACTCCAGCTTCCGGGCGGCCCAGTGCATCTATGCCCACCGCACGCTGCCTCACGTCCTGGCTTTCAGTGTGTCCCTCAGCCGCCTGGCTGCAGGGGGCGGGCCCATCACGGTGTTGCTGCAGGCAGCCTTCTCCCCAGAAAGCCCAGACTTGGACCTGCACCTGGGGCCCGACTTCCAGGGAGCCCG GTACCTGTACGGCCACACACTCACCCCTGAGCAGCCTGGGGGGGCACAGCAGGAGGTGCACATGCTGTGGACACCAGTGCCCCCAGCCCTGACCCTCGGCGAAGGTGAGGAGGACAGGACCTGGGAATTCCTGGCCGTGGTGGGCGGCAGCCAGGCTGAGGCCCAGACCTGCCTCGCCGAGGCCCTGCGGCTGCAAGCCGGGGGTACTCTGTACACTGCCCATGCCCAGGCCTGGGCCCAACTCTGGGCAGGCTGTGGCCTGGACGTGGTGGGGCCCCTGGCTCTGCGCCAGGCTCTGCGTGGTGCCCTCTACTACCTGCTCAGCGCCCTGCCCCAGCCTGGGATCCCAGGGTACATCTGCCATGGCCTCAGCCCTGGGGGCCTCTCCAACGGGAGTCGTGAAGAATGCTACTGGGGCCATGTCTTCTGGGATCAG GATCTCTGGATGTTCCCGAATGTCCTGATGTTTCACCCAGAGGCCGCCAGGGCTCTCCTAGAGTACCGTATCCGGACTCTGGCTGGGGCCCTGGACAACGCCCGGAACCTGGGCTACCAG GGAGCCAAGTTTGCCTGGGAGAGTGCGGGTTCTGGCCTGGAGGTCTGCCCTGAGGACATTTACGGGACCCAGGAGATCCACATCAATGGGGCCGTAGTGCTGGCCTTCCAGCTGTACTACCACAGCACCCAG GACCTGCAGCTCTTCCAAGAGGCTGGTGGCTGGGATGTGGTCCATGCCGTGGCTGAGTTTTGGTGTAGTCGTGTAGAGTGGAGCCCTGGAGAGGAGAAGTACCACCTGAGGG GAGTCATGCCCCCCGACGAATACCATTCAGGGGTCAACAACTCCGTGTACACCAACGTCCTGGTCCAGAACAG CCTGCGCTTTGCAGCTGCCCTGGCCCAGGACCTGGGTCAGCCTGTCCCCGAGCGGTGGCTGGTGGTGGCTGATAAGATCAAGGTGCCCTTCGACCTGAAGCACAACTTCCACCCTGAGTTCGATGGCTACGAGCCTG GAGAGGAGGTGAAGCAGGCAGATGTTGTGCTCCTGGGATACCCTGTCCCCTTCTCCCTGAGTCCTCGTGTTCGCAGGAAAAACCTGGAGATTTACGAGGCTGTGACATCCCCCCAGGGCCCCGCCATGACCTGG AGTATGTTTGCTGTGGGCTGGATGGAGCTGAAGGACCCCAGGCGGGCGTGGGGCCTCCTGGAAAAGAGCTTCGCCAACATCACTGAGCCCTTCAAG GTGTGGACGGAGAATGCCGACAGGTCTGGTGCCGTAAACTTCCTGACAGGCATGGGGGGTTTCCTGCAGGCCGTGCTCTTCGGGTTCACAGGACTCAG aacgtccccctcccccaggatcACCAGGGCTGGTGTGCCCTTTGACCCTATGTGTCCAGCAGGGGTCTCTGGCGTGTGCATCTCTGGCATCTCCTACCAGGGGAACACgcttgatttttccttctgtgaggACTCCGTGACAATCGAAATCAGGGACcgtgctgggccctgggcccccCCACTGGAGGCCGAGCTGTGGCCGTCACAAGCTCGACTCCCTCTTCCCCCAG GACACAAGGTCTCCTTTCCTCGCTCAGCTGGCCGGATACAAAGGTCACTCCCACAGGAAGCAGAGGCAGCAAGTTGTTCTCCAAGGACTTCCTGTTGA